TTTATCAGGCAACACCTCAGCTTTTTATGGAAAATGGAATTAAGGGTATAATATTTGATATCGACAATACTCTTGCGCCGTACGAAATGGCGTTGCCGGACGAAAAGCTTACGGCGTATCTTAATTCGCTGACAGAATGCGGAATAAAGATTGCGTTTGTTTCAAACAATCACAAAGAACGTGTGGATACCTTTAATATTTTCGGTTGCTACGGCGCGCACGATGCGGGGAAACCCGCACGCCGCGCCGTAAGACTTGCAATGCAACATATGGGAACAGATGAAACTAATACTGCCCTGTGCGGAGAC
Above is a genomic segment from Oscillospiraceae bacterium containing:
- a CDS encoding YqeG family HAD IIIA-type phosphatase; translated protein: MMNLFYPDYYFDNIYQATPQLFMENGIKGIIFDIDNTLAPYEMALPDEKLTAYLNSLTECGIKIAFVSNNHKERVDTFNIFGCYGAHDAGKPARRAVRLAMQHMGTDETNTALCGDQIFTDIFAGKRLGLLCILVNPIKDKTTLFFKTKRMLEKPILKSYLKKRSDKNGR